The Desulfosoma caldarium genome has a window encoding:
- a CDS encoding dihydroorotate dehydrogenase — protein MGQSATPHSSAPDLRVSLGPLHLANPVLTASGTFGYGLEFSDFLDLSRLGGIVVKGISLKPRPGNPPPRLAETPCGMLNAIGLENVGVERFLRDKLPPLRQRGAVIIVNILGNTVEEYAELASVLSGVSGIAALEINISCPNVKRGGMAFGTDPHMAAQVVAAVRARTSLPLITKLSPNVTSIAEIARAAHDAGSDILSCINTVSAMAVDPFSRRPKLANIVGGLSGPAIKPIALRCVYETVRAVSCPVIGIGGIQTAMDALEFLVVGASAVQVGTANLVHPRASLHILEGIEKFCRHQGIGAITDYIGTLDTACRFPFADESCSVEPPAREPV, from the coding sequence ATGGGACAAAGTGCAACCCCTCATAGCTCGGCCCCTGATCTCCGCGTCTCTCTAGGGCCTTTGCATCTGGCCAATCCGGTGCTGACGGCGTCGGGAACATTCGGTTACGGACTGGAATTTTCCGATTTCCTGGACCTGTCTCGTCTGGGAGGGATCGTCGTCAAAGGCATTTCCCTCAAACCCCGCCCGGGCAATCCACCGCCACGACTCGCCGAAACCCCTTGCGGCATGCTCAATGCCATCGGCTTGGAAAACGTGGGTGTGGAGCGGTTCCTCAGGGACAAATTGCCGCCCCTTCGGCAGCGTGGCGCCGTGATCATCGTCAATATCCTGGGGAACACCGTGGAAGAATACGCCGAACTGGCCAGTGTGCTTTCCGGAGTTTCCGGAATCGCCGCCTTGGAAATCAATATCAGTTGTCCCAACGTGAAAAGAGGTGGCATGGCCTTTGGCACCGACCCTCACATGGCGGCTCAGGTGGTGGCCGCCGTGCGCGCCCGCACGTCCCTGCCGCTCATTACGAAACTCAGCCCCAACGTCACCTCCATTGCGGAGATTGCGCGCGCCGCGCACGATGCCGGATCGGATATTCTTTCCTGCATCAACACGGTTTCGGCTATGGCCGTGGATCCCTTCAGCCGGCGTCCCAAATTGGCCAACATTGTGGGAGGGCTTTCAGGGCCGGCCATCAAGCCCATCGCCCTGCGCTGCGTCTACGAAACCGTGCGGGCCGTTTCCTGCCCCGTCATCGGCATCGGAGGCATTCAAACGGCCATGGATGCTCTGGAATTTCTCGTGGTGGGAGCTTCGGCCGTTCAGGTGGGCACCGCCAATTTGGTCCACCCCCGAGCGAGTCTGCACATTCTTGAAGGAATCGAAAAGTTCTGCCGCCACCAGGGTATTGGCGCCATCACCGACTACATCGGCACCCTGGACACGGCCTGCCGCTTTCCCTTTGCCGATGAGTCCTGCAGCGTTGAACCGCCTGCTCGAGAGCCGGTCTAA
- a CDS encoding dihydroorotate dehydrogenase electron transfer subunit, with amino-acid sequence MPRVQEKAKILESHKEAEGTYRLVLYAPKIVPTARPGQFVMVRVASEGADPLLARPFSFHRLHKEDGLCEILLRVVGAGTRLLSQRQPGSSVDVVGPLGRGFTAPTRSDETVVFVAGGIGIAPLRALLDHLLATTHKGHPERLHLYYGARSASELIALHDLKRAGVVSVVSTDDGSAGERGTVLDAVQKRWNASSQMPNRLYACGSLPMQVNLARWVRRRDIWVEMSLESMMACGIGACLGCALPAVDPEDPQAQRYLHVCQDGPVLDPKRIRWDKVQPLIARPLISASL; translated from the coding sequence GTGCCAAGGGTTCAGGAAAAAGCCAAAATTCTCGAAAGTCACAAGGAAGCCGAAGGCACTTACCGGCTCGTGCTTTATGCACCGAAAATCGTGCCCACTGCACGCCCTGGTCAGTTTGTCATGGTCCGCGTCGCCTCCGAAGGTGCCGATCCTCTGCTGGCCCGCCCCTTTTCCTTTCATCGCCTGCACAAGGAGGATGGGCTGTGTGAAATCCTTTTGAGAGTCGTCGGCGCAGGAACACGGCTTCTATCGCAACGCCAACCGGGAAGCTCTGTGGATGTGGTGGGACCTCTGGGCCGCGGTTTCACGGCCCCGACACGTTCCGATGAAACGGTGGTTTTTGTGGCCGGTGGTATCGGAATCGCTCCCCTTCGAGCGCTCCTGGACCATCTGCTGGCCACGACCCATAAGGGCCATCCGGAACGCCTTCACCTTTATTATGGGGCTCGATCGGCCAGTGAACTCATCGCCTTGCATGACCTCAAGCGAGCCGGTGTTGTCTCGGTGGTCAGCACAGACGACGGGTCGGCAGGGGAACGTGGCACGGTGCTGGACGCCGTGCAGAAGAGGTGGAACGCGTCTTCTCAAATGCCGAATCGGCTCTACGCGTGCGGGTCTTTGCCCATGCAGGTGAATCTGGCCCGGTGGGTTCGAAGGAGAGATATCTGGGTGGAAATGTCTTTGGAATCCATGATGGCCTGCGGCATCGGAGCCTGCTTGGGCTGTGCTCTGCCCGCCGTGGACCCCGAAGACCCTCAGGCACAACGCTACCTTCATGTGTGCCAAGACGGCCCTGTTCTGGACCCGAAAAGGATACGATGGGACAAAGTGCAACCCCTCATAGCTCGGCCCCTGATCTCCGCGTCTCTCTAG
- the pgeF gene encoding peptidoglycan editing factor PgeF, whose product MHIWPMTQPKSPLNPFVWPQLQAIPGLAHGVFTRHGGVSHPPYATLNEAFGNGDSPDAVAENLKRIASWLDVNLLVTTPQVHGTQVVVVDEAFFNAWPQKTAKGFSLVVGPQADAMVTDCVGVGLLIKIADCQAVFLIDPVRRVVANVHCGWRGSVQNILAQTVHVMQTRFGTHPKDLVATISPSLGPCCAEFRHFRHEIPQDLWRFQVRPTYFDFWSMSRHQLTACGVRMENIHTAQICTVCHRDIYFSYRGEKTKGRMAAVIGLASL is encoded by the coding sequence ATGCACATTTGGCCAATGACGCAACCCAAAAGCCCATTAAACCCTTTCGTGTGGCCTCAACTTCAGGCAATCCCCGGACTTGCCCATGGAGTCTTTACTCGGCATGGCGGCGTGAGCCATCCCCCTTATGCAACGCTCAACGAGGCCTTTGGCAACGGTGACAGCCCGGACGCCGTGGCGGAAAACCTCAAAAGGATCGCCTCGTGGCTCGATGTGAATCTTCTGGTCACCACGCCTCAGGTGCATGGAACCCAAGTGGTGGTCGTGGACGAAGCGTTCTTCAATGCGTGGCCACAAAAAACGGCCAAAGGGTTTTCCCTCGTCGTTGGCCCGCAGGCCGACGCCATGGTCACCGATTGTGTGGGCGTGGGCCTTTTGATCAAGATCGCCGACTGCCAGGCGGTTTTTCTTATAGATCCTGTTCGCCGCGTGGTGGCCAATGTGCATTGCGGTTGGAGGGGAAGCGTTCAAAACATTCTGGCACAAACCGTTCACGTCATGCAGACCCGATTTGGAACCCACCCCAAAGACCTTGTGGCCACCATCAGCCCGTCTCTGGGACCCTGCTGTGCGGAGTTTCGCCACTTTAGGCATGAGATTCCCCAAGATCTTTGGAGATTTCAGGTTCGTCCGACTTACTTCGACTTTTGGTCCATGAGTCGGCATCAACTTACGGCGTGCGGGGTACGCATGGAAAACATTCACACGGCACAGATCTGCACGGTGTGTCATCGAGACATCTATTTCAGTTACCGCGGGGAAAAAACCAAAGGCCGCATGGCGGCGGTCATTGGACTGGCGTCCCTTTAG
- a CDS encoding FKBP-type peptidyl-prolyl cis-trans isomerase — MNDIPQVKPCMKVTIAFRLKTTAPDGTVTEAPPGTCTFVYGVDVQYPSVEAALMNKRVGDRLSVYVPPEEIFGPYDEELVRELPRSDYKPERLKPGKVYREMRNRCLVEFLVRELRDDVVVADFNRPGAGTYAEFDIEIKDICEASKAELRPSCAGGGHLQFSPTNPSMSQHPERQ; from the coding sequence ATGAACGACATCCCACAAGTTAAACCGTGCATGAAAGTGACCATTGCCTTTCGCTTGAAAACCACGGCGCCGGACGGAACCGTGACCGAAGCACCGCCAGGAACCTGCACCTTTGTTTACGGCGTCGATGTGCAATACCCTTCCGTGGAAGCGGCCCTCATGAACAAAAGAGTTGGCGATCGCCTTTCAGTTTATGTGCCTCCTGAAGAAATCTTTGGGCCGTACGATGAAGAATTGGTCCGAGAATTGCCCCGCAGCGACTACAAACCTGAGCGGCTCAAACCGGGGAAGGTGTATCGAGAGATGCGCAACCGCTGTCTCGTGGAATTCCTTGTGCGGGAACTTCGAGACGATGTGGTCGTGGCCGACTTCAATCGTCCTGGGGCGGGCACATATGCCGAGTTTGATATTGAGATTAAAGACATTTGTGAAGCATCCAAGGCCGAATTGCGTCCGTCATGTGCGGGCGGAGGGCATCTGCAGTTTTCCCCAACAAACCCGAGCATGAGTCAACATCCTGAGAGGCAGTGA
- a CDS encoding ABC transporter substrate-binding protein: MKAKRRWVWGVLAVMVMWGWSAGMCQPKAVLAAKEPYKVGAVFAITGTASFLGEPEKKTAEMIRDEINSQGGINGHPLELIIYDDESDATKSILAVKRLIKTDQVPVIIGPTQSDASLAVAPIAEAARVPLISCAASYKIVEPVAERHWVFKVAGSDKHVVGKMYDYMKAKGISKIGIMTASTGFGASGREELLRLAPEYGITVLADERYGPKDTDLTAQLTKMREAKVEAIVNWSVGPTQVLAVTGWRDLKMENIPLFQSHGFGSRKNLELAGAAAEGVLLPLARVNVGPLLPDSHPQKKVIMAYTEAYEKKYKEPVSSFGGHAWDALHLAVAALKAVGPDSAKIRDFLENTKGFVGQHGIFNFSPQDHNGLSKDDLEMVVVKNGDWALAPW, translated from the coding sequence ATGAAGGCAAAGCGACGTTGGGTGTGGGGTGTCTTGGCCGTGATGGTGATGTGGGGGTGGAGCGCCGGCATGTGCCAGCCAAAGGCGGTCCTGGCGGCAAAGGAGCCGTACAAGGTCGGGGCCGTCTTTGCCATTACGGGAACGGCGTCCTTTCTTGGGGAGCCGGAAAAGAAGACGGCGGAAATGATACGGGATGAAATCAACAGCCAAGGCGGCATCAACGGCCATCCTTTGGAACTTATCATTTACGACGACGAAAGCGATGCCACCAAAAGCATTCTGGCCGTCAAGAGGCTTATCAAAACGGATCAAGTGCCGGTGATCATCGGGCCGACGCAAAGTGATGCCAGTCTGGCCGTGGCCCCCATTGCGGAGGCGGCTCGAGTGCCCCTCATTTCCTGCGCAGCCAGTTACAAGATTGTGGAGCCGGTGGCAGAGCGCCATTGGGTATTTAAGGTTGCCGGGTCCGACAAACACGTGGTGGGTAAGATGTACGATTACATGAAAGCGAAGGGGATCAGCAAAATCGGCATCATGACCGCCTCCACGGGGTTTGGTGCCAGCGGTCGCGAGGAGCTCTTGCGTCTTGCCCCCGAATATGGCATCACGGTGCTCGCCGACGAACGGTACGGCCCCAAGGATACAGACTTGACGGCGCAATTGACCAAAATGCGTGAAGCCAAGGTGGAAGCCATTGTCAACTGGTCTGTCGGGCCCACTCAAGTGTTGGCCGTCACGGGATGGCGAGACTTGAAAATGGAAAACATTCCCCTGTTTCAAAGCCATGGATTTGGAAGCCGCAAGAACCTGGAACTGGCCGGCGCTGCGGCGGAAGGCGTATTGCTGCCGCTGGCCCGGGTCAATGTGGGCCCCCTTCTCCCGGACTCTCATCCGCAAAAGAAGGTCATCATGGCTTACACCGAGGCCTATGAAAAGAAATACAAGGAACCGGTCTCTTCCTTTGGTGGCCACGCGTGGGATGCTCTGCACCTGGCCGTCGCGGCTTTAAAGGCCGTGGGGCCAGATTCGGCAAAGATTCGAGATTTTCTGGAAAACACCAAAGGGTTTGTGGGCCAGCACGGTATTTTTAACTTTTCACCGCAGGACCATAACGGACTGAGTAAGGACGACTTGGAGATGGTTGTGGTGAAAAACGGCGATTGGGCCCTGGCTCCCTGGTAA
- a CDS encoding branched-chain amino acid ABC transporter permease translates to MGGEFFGAAWLQYALSGVTIGAIYALVAIGYNIIYNVTEIINFAQGEFVMLGGLFGVFYYQTCGLPLVLAVLSAVVTVGVVGLLLERYVIRRARHATVLSMIIVTIAFSILLKGGAMLAWGKDPYRLPAFSRGGVFLWQGVAVQPQALWVLGISAVVVAALTLFFRKSFYGKAMLACADNPSAARLVGIPVRTMVLLSFALSATVGAVAGAVICPITLMEYDRGALLGLKGFGAAVLGGLGQFSGALVAGIVLGLSESFCAGYLSSGYKDAVALVLLLSALFFKPEGLFGSKEAAGLKRF, encoded by the coding sequence ATGGGGGGGGAATTTTTCGGAGCTGCGTGGCTTCAATACGCGCTGAGTGGTGTGACCATCGGGGCCATCTATGCTCTGGTGGCTATCGGGTACAACATCATTTACAACGTGACGGAAATCATCAACTTTGCCCAAGGTGAATTCGTCATGCTCGGCGGTTTGTTTGGGGTTTTCTATTACCAGACCTGCGGCTTGCCCTTGGTGCTGGCGGTGCTGAGTGCCGTGGTGACGGTGGGCGTTGTGGGGCTTCTTTTGGAACGATATGTCATCCGTCGAGCGCGCCATGCCACGGTTCTTTCCATGATTATTGTCACCATCGCTTTTTCCATTCTTCTGAAAGGTGGAGCCATGCTTGCCTGGGGCAAAGATCCGTACCGGCTTCCGGCGTTCAGCCGAGGGGGGGTCTTTCTCTGGCAGGGCGTGGCCGTTCAACCGCAGGCCCTTTGGGTGCTGGGCATCAGTGCGGTGGTGGTGGCGGCGCTGACGTTGTTTTTTCGCAAATCCTTTTACGGAAAAGCTATGCTGGCCTGCGCCGACAACCCCAGTGCGGCAAGACTGGTGGGCATTCCCGTGCGCACCATGGTGCTACTGTCTTTCGCATTGAGTGCCACCGTGGGGGCGGTGGCGGGCGCGGTCATCTGCCCCATCACCTTGATGGAATACGATCGCGGCGCCCTGCTTGGGCTCAAGGGGTTTGGCGCCGCCGTTCTTGGAGGGCTGGGGCAGTTCTCCGGGGCTTTGGTGGCGGGCATTGTTCTGGGACTGTCCGAATCGTTTTGTGCCGGCTATCTCTCTTCCGGGTATAAAGATGCGGTGGCGCTTGTTCTGCTACTATCGGCCTTGTTCTTTAAACCTGAAGGCCTGTTTGGAAGCAAAGAAGCTGCCGGGTTGAAGAGGTTCTGA
- a CDS encoding branched-chain amino acid ABC transporter permease encodes MISRERAAFLALTVFLAAFPWLAGVSRSFSHYTDVMIFAGIFCVVTIGLSLLMGFAGQISLAQAAFFGIGAYGSGILTVHFHWNPWGALLVGALAAAAVAWLVGKPALRLKGHYLAMATLGFGVIVHIIINEEVDWTGGPSGFGGIPSLTIAGRKLTGDVAWFYLVWGLALLVFLFSRHVLHSRIGRALRAIHDDEKAAEAMGVPVSTLKVQVFIYSAVLASMAGSLYAHYVSFLSPGSFDLMWSIRFVLMVVVGGMQSLWGALVGTVFLTFVGNEWLQVFADFEILVYGGLLLLIALFVPQGLVVWLQGIVDRRHNIRETPSDGGS; translated from the coding sequence ATGATTTCTCGGGAAAGGGCCGCCTTTTTGGCTTTAACGGTTTTCCTCGCCGCGTTTCCATGGCTCGCCGGCGTGTCCCGGTCCTTTTCCCATTACACCGACGTCATGATTTTTGCCGGTATTTTCTGCGTGGTGACCATTGGCTTGAGTCTTCTCATGGGCTTTGCCGGCCAAATCTCATTGGCCCAAGCTGCCTTTTTTGGCATAGGGGCCTACGGCTCCGGAATCCTCACCGTGCACTTTCATTGGAACCCTTGGGGGGCGTTGCTGGTCGGAGCTTTGGCCGCCGCCGCCGTGGCGTGGCTTGTGGGAAAGCCGGCACTGCGCCTCAAAGGGCACTACCTGGCCATGGCCACGTTGGGTTTTGGGGTCATTGTTCATATCATCATCAACGAAGAGGTGGACTGGACGGGAGGGCCCTCGGGGTTTGGCGGCATTCCGAGTCTGACCATCGCGGGCCGAAAATTGACGGGAGATGTGGCCTGGTTTTATCTGGTCTGGGGCTTGGCCCTTCTCGTTTTTTTATTTTCTCGCCACGTACTGCATTCGCGCATTGGGAGAGCTTTGCGGGCCATTCACGATGATGAAAAAGCCGCGGAAGCCATGGGCGTTCCCGTCTCGACGCTGAAAGTGCAAGTGTTCATCTACAGTGCCGTTTTGGCCTCCATGGCGGGAAGCCTCTATGCCCACTATGTGTCCTTTCTTTCTCCGGGATCCTTCGATTTGATGTGGTCCATTCGATTTGTTCTCATGGTGGTGGTCGGCGGCATGCAAAGCCTTTGGGGAGCCCTGGTCGGCACGGTGTTCCTGACATTCGTGGGCAACGAATGGCTTCAAGTTTTTGCCGACTTTGAAATCTTGGTCTATGGCGGCCTTCTCTTGCTCATCGCCCTGTTTGTGCCTCAAGGCTTGGTGGTTTGGCTGCAAGGGATTGTGGACCGTAGACACAACATTCGTGAAACCCCTTCCGACGGGGGCTCATGA
- a CDS encoding ABC transporter ATP-binding protein has translation MSEKAFFSSSAPILELHDVHMHFGGVVALKGVKAHISRGIIQSIIGPNGAGKTTLLNCISGLLKPTSGAVIFRGESIQGKPPHEIARRGLSRTFQHVALFPHMSVWENVMVGRHARTRAGFWAAGFRLAFMRREEARIREDAEAWLAFAGLQDARDLPAGALPLGKQKILEIARALATDPLMILLDEPAGGLNTRETEELGELLRRIQHKGVTVVLVEHDMNLVMDISDRILVLHFGQVLASGTPEEIKDNPSVIQAYLGEDWGNGAGELG, from the coding sequence ATGAGCGAAAAGGCCTTTTTTTCATCCTCGGCACCCATTCTGGAACTCCATGACGTGCACATGCACTTCGGCGGTGTGGTGGCCCTGAAAGGGGTGAAGGCTCACATTTCCCGAGGCATCATTCAATCCATTATCGGGCCCAACGGAGCGGGAAAGACCACGCTGCTCAATTGTATCAGTGGCCTTTTGAAGCCGACTTCAGGCGCCGTGATCTTTCGAGGAGAATCCATTCAAGGGAAACCGCCGCATGAGATTGCCCGGCGAGGTTTGTCGCGCACCTTTCAGCACGTGGCTTTGTTTCCGCACATGAGCGTCTGGGAAAACGTCATGGTGGGACGCCATGCGCGAACTCGCGCGGGGTTTTGGGCGGCAGGGTTTCGGTTGGCTTTCATGCGCAGGGAAGAAGCCAGAATTCGAGAGGATGCCGAAGCCTGGCTGGCCTTTGCAGGGCTTCAGGACGCACGGGACCTTCCGGCGGGGGCGTTGCCTTTGGGCAAGCAAAAAATTTTGGAAATCGCGCGAGCCTTGGCCACAGACCCCCTGATGATTCTTCTGGATGAACCTGCCGGCGGCCTGAATACGCGGGAAACGGAAGAGTTGGGGGAACTGCTTCGAAGGATTCAGCACAAAGGGGTGACGGTGGTGCTTGTGGAACACGACATGAACTTGGTTATGGATATTTCCGACCGGATTCTCGTGCTCCATTTCGGACAGGTGCTGGCCTCAGGTACCCCAGAAGAAATCAAGGACAATCCAAGCGTCATTCAGGCCTATCTAGGAGAAGATTGGGGAAACGGAGCCGGCGAGCTTGGGTAG
- a CDS encoding ABC transporter ATP-binding protein, giving the protein MLTVKSLHAYYGNIHALKGVSLHVRPGEIVAIIGANGAGKTTLVHCICGLLKPAKGAVLFEDADLTRLPSEAIVRKGISLVPEGRQIFATLSVEANLEMGAFVHRKDGHGIRRDMDRLLDRFPVLRQRRHQLAGTLSGGEQQMLAICRALMARPRYLLLDEPSMGLAPLIVREIFDIIVKLRAEGRTILLIEQNARAALQIADRGYVLETGKIVLQGDGRDLLAHREVQRAYLGKGAKDIWEA; this is encoded by the coding sequence GTGCTGACGGTCAAGAGCCTTCACGCTTACTACGGAAACATTCACGCCCTCAAGGGGGTGTCCCTCCACGTACGCCCCGGAGAAATCGTGGCCATCATCGGAGCCAACGGAGCGGGAAAGACCACGTTGGTTCATTGTATCTGCGGGCTTTTGAAACCGGCCAAGGGTGCCGTGCTTTTTGAAGACGCGGACTTGACGCGGCTTCCGTCAGAAGCCATCGTGCGAAAAGGAATTTCGCTGGTGCCCGAAGGGCGCCAAATTTTCGCCACCTTGAGCGTGGAAGCCAACCTGGAGATGGGCGCTTTCGTGCATCGCAAAGATGGCCATGGGATCCGCCGTGATATGGATCGACTGCTGGACCGATTCCCCGTGCTTCGCCAGAGGCGGCACCAGCTGGCCGGGACGCTGAGCGGCGGAGAACAACAGATGCTGGCTATTTGTCGAGCTCTCATGGCACGGCCTCGGTATCTTCTTCTGGATGAGCCGTCCATGGGTCTGGCTCCCTTGATCGTCCGGGAGATCTTCGACATCATTGTGAAACTGCGAGCCGAAGGGCGCACCATTTTGCTCATCGAACAAAATGCACGTGCGGCCTTGCAGATTGCGGATCGAGGCTATGTTCTGGAGACCGGAAAAATCGTTCTCCAAGGAGACGGCCGAGACCTTTTGGCCCATCGCGAAGTCCAAAGGGCCTACTTGGGTAAAGGGGCTAAAGATATTTGGGAAGCCTAG
- a CDS encoding phenylacetate--CoA ligase family protein, producing the protein MTPDGVSIWEPEKECLGIEELRQLQLERLQATLNRVDRNVAFYRRIFRDIGFVPENDLAELEDLKRLPFTTREDVSNSYPYEMFAVPLREVVRVHSSSGTSVNPRVVGYTKRDLKNWAQLVARILASAGLTHDDVIQVTFAYGLLTGGLGIHYGAERLGASVLPTSVGRTERQIKIMQDFRTTALVCTPSYALIIADKMDELGVDPKRLSLRHAVCAGEPWTEEMRREIQERLFVTATDNYGISEVMGPGVAGECLHQKGMHVQEDHFLVEIVDPVTGKSCDPGELGELVITTLTKEAFPVIRYRTGDLCRLLTESCPCGRTFRRISRIEGRCDDVVVIKGINIIPERIGDVLEQVKGERPTYQVVVTRRGNLDQLEIWIEVTEQLFFDKMREQRTLVDEMRQKVANFIGIVPRIKLVERGSLERSNGKVKPFVDHRRKTT; encoded by the coding sequence ATGACACCGGACGGGGTTTCAATTTGGGAACCGGAAAAGGAATGCCTGGGTATTGAAGAACTGCGCCAGTTACAGCTGGAGCGGCTGCAGGCGACGTTGAATCGGGTCGATCGCAACGTCGCATTTTACCGAAGGATTTTTCGAGACATCGGCTTTGTGCCGGAAAATGATCTGGCAGAACTGGAGGACCTCAAGAGGCTGCCGTTTACGACTCGGGAAGATGTGAGCAACAGTTACCCGTACGAAATGTTTGCCGTGCCCCTGCGAGAAGTCGTTCGAGTGCATTCCTCTTCGGGAACCTCCGTCAATCCCAGGGTCGTGGGCTATACCAAACGGGACCTGAAGAATTGGGCGCAACTGGTGGCGAGAATCCTGGCTTCGGCAGGGCTCACTCACGATGACGTCATTCAGGTCACCTTTGCCTATGGATTGCTCACGGGAGGGCTGGGCATTCACTACGGGGCGGAACGCTTGGGAGCTTCCGTACTTCCGACATCTGTGGGCCGAACGGAACGCCAGATCAAAATCATGCAGGACTTTCGCACCACCGCTTTGGTGTGTACGCCTTCCTACGCTCTGATTATTGCGGACAAAATGGACGAGCTTGGGGTCGATCCCAAAAGGCTGAGCCTGCGCCATGCCGTGTGTGCCGGGGAGCCATGGACGGAAGAGATGCGGCGTGAAATCCAGGAAAGACTCTTTGTGACGGCCACGGACAATTACGGCATCAGCGAAGTTATGGGGCCTGGCGTTGCCGGGGAATGCCTGCACCAAAAAGGGATGCACGTTCAGGAAGACCATTTCCTTGTGGAAATTGTGGATCCCGTCACGGGGAAATCATGTGATCCTGGAGAATTGGGAGAACTGGTGATCACCACCCTTACGAAAGAGGCCTTTCCGGTGATCCGATACCGAACGGGAGATTTGTGCCGCCTTCTCACCGAATCCTGCCCTTGTGGAAGAACTTTTCGAAGAATCTCTCGCATCGAAGGCCGCTGCGACGATGTGGTGGTCATTAAAGGAATCAACATTATTCCCGAACGGATCGGAGATGTTTTGGAGCAGGTCAAGGGAGAAAGGCCCACCTACCAGGTGGTGGTGACTCGGCGTGGGAATTTGGATCAGCTGGAAATATGGATCGAAGTCACGGAACAGTTGTTTTTTGACAAGATGAGGGAGCAGCGAACCTTGGTGGATGAGATGCGCCAAAAAGTGGCCAACTTCATCGGGATCGTTCCGCGCATCAAGCTGGTGGAAAGAGGTTCCTTGGAACGTTCCAACGGCAAGGTTAAACCCTTTGTGGACCATCGACGCAAGACGACGTGA